Proteins from a genomic interval of Streptomyces fodineus:
- a CDS encoding GNAT family N-acetyltransferase, translating to MPPVDAHAGPASSPDHPGARVHTGAPVHRGSAGRRADSAGTRGTPFTGFAIEDDDADCEDTLDLHLPADFLALFAGGTAYLLDQLPTWGSVVTPVGSFQLLPVRIDEDLPLIHRWMNDPAVAEFWELAGPRNRMEDHLRGQLGGDGRSVPCLGVLDGTPMSYWEIYRADLDPLARHYPARPHDTGIHLLVGGAADRGRGLGSALLRAVADLILDRRPACPRVVAEPDLGNTPSVAAFLSAGFRFADEVDLPGKRAALMIRDRVLRDVL from the coding sequence ATGCCTCCCGTCGACGCGCACGCCGGCCCCGCCTCCAGCCCCGATCATCCGGGCGCCCGCGTCCACACCGGCGCCCCTGTCCACCGGGGCTCCGCGGGCCGCCGCGCGGACAGCGCGGGCACCCGGGGCACCCCCTTCACCGGGTTCGCCATCGAGGACGACGACGCGGACTGCGAGGACACTCTGGACCTGCACCTGCCCGCCGACTTCCTCGCGCTCTTCGCCGGTGGGACGGCCTACCTTCTGGATCAACTCCCCACATGGGGTTCCGTGGTCACCCCTGTCGGCTCCTTCCAACTTCTGCCTGTGCGTATCGATGAGGACCTGCCGCTCATCCATCGCTGGATGAACGACCCCGCCGTCGCGGAGTTCTGGGAGCTGGCCGGGCCCCGGAACCGGATGGAGGACCACCTGCGCGGTCAACTCGGCGGCGACGGACGCAGCGTGCCGTGTCTGGGCGTACTGGACGGCACGCCGATGAGCTACTGGGAGATCTACCGGGCAGACCTGGATCCGCTGGCCCGCCACTACCCGGCCCGTCCCCATGACACCGGGATCCACCTCCTCGTCGGTGGAGCCGCGGATCGAGGGCGGGGGCTGGGATCCGCCCTGCTCCGAGCCGTGGCCGACCTGATCCTCGACCGGCGCCCCGCGTGCCCACGGGTCGTAGCGGAACCCGATCTTGGCAACACCCCCTCAGTCGCAGCATTCCTGAGCGCCGGCTTCCGGTTCGCGGACGAGGTCGACCTGCCTGGCAAACGGGCCGCCCTCATGATCCGGGACCGGGTCCTGCGCGATGTGTTGTAG
- a CDS encoding IucA/IucC family protein yields MNATPTPDGSSGAPDEQGDSGIPASPVPLAESVPQQKRRTADLVRVTEPGADLLEHPDPCTAAQAAAVENLLRCWVRETDLAAPTSGTLRVPLPASGTSLLVPVRYWSPTGLHRFGPPRLTNAPEAAPAVDAVTLAALLARETVDDTDSVSGTQAPSTAGHGDDGDLVARVADSLRRTATFIRDRREHPTDGADLFLSAEQALLLGHPLHPTPKSREGLTEAETRLYSPELRGSFPLHWMAVAPSLLATDSAWTERGRSVPADHLTRRLAETALPLPDGYAALPLHPWQARELRHRAPVAALLDSGLLRDLGPAGTGWCPTSSVRTVHRTGAPAMLKLSLGLRITNSRRENLRKELHRGVEVHRLLRTGLFKQWQAAHPCYDIVRDPAWLAVDDADGRPVPGLDVVIRHNPFAPTDDVACVAGLVSPRPAPDPGGNSSPQRTAWPMTSRLGRLVARLAARTGRPVGTVAAEWFLRYLEQVVRPVLWLDSEAGIALESHQQNTLLLLDGDGWPAGGRYRDNQGYYFRESRRAELDARLPGIGERSDTFVSDEVTDERFAYYLAINNVFGLIGAFGSQRLADERLLLAAFRRFLTDAAAGPTALRSSLPRRLLDSPVLRCKANLLTRLHGLDELVGPVDTQSVYVTIANPLHS; encoded by the coding sequence ATGAACGCCACTCCCACTCCCGACGGCAGCTCCGGCGCTCCCGACGAACAGGGAGACTCCGGCATCCCGGCCTCTCCCGTGCCGCTCGCCGAGTCGGTTCCCCAGCAGAAGAGGCGCACCGCGGATCTCGTCCGAGTGACCGAGCCCGGCGCCGACCTGCTGGAACACCCCGACCCGTGCACCGCGGCCCAGGCCGCCGCCGTGGAGAACCTGTTGCGGTGCTGGGTACGCGAGACCGACCTCGCCGCCCCCACCAGCGGCACCCTCCGCGTCCCGCTGCCGGCCAGCGGCACCTCTCTGCTCGTGCCGGTCCGCTACTGGTCGCCGACGGGCCTGCACCGGTTCGGTCCACCACGCCTGACCAACGCCCCCGAGGCCGCCCCTGCCGTCGACGCCGTCACCTTGGCAGCGCTGCTCGCCCGGGAGACCGTGGACGACACGGACAGCGTCTCAGGCACCCAGGCCCCCAGCACCGCCGGTCACGGCGACGACGGAGATCTCGTGGCCAGGGTGGCCGACTCCCTTCGCCGCACCGCCACCTTCATCCGCGACCGGCGTGAGCACCCCACCGACGGGGCGGACCTCTTCCTCTCCGCCGAGCAGGCTCTCCTCCTCGGGCACCCCCTGCATCCGACCCCCAAGAGCCGGGAGGGCCTCACCGAGGCCGAAACCCGCCTGTACTCACCCGAGCTGCGCGGCTCCTTTCCGCTGCACTGGATGGCTGTCGCTCCCTCCCTTCTCGCAACCGACTCGGCCTGGACCGAGCGCGGCCGTTCCGTCCCCGCCGACCACCTCACCCGGCGCCTCGCCGAAACCGCCCTCCCTCTGCCCGACGGCTACGCCGCCCTCCCTCTGCACCCGTGGCAGGCCCGCGAGCTGCGCCACCGCGCCCCGGTCGCCGCCCTGCTCGACTCCGGCCTCCTTCGCGACCTCGGCCCTGCCGGTACCGGCTGGTGTCCCACCTCCTCCGTACGCACCGTTCACCGCACAGGCGCCCCCGCGATGCTCAAGCTGTCGCTGGGCCTGCGCATCACCAACTCCCGCCGCGAGAACCTGCGCAAGGAACTCCATCGCGGAGTCGAGGTGCACCGGCTGTTGCGCACCGGCCTGTTCAAGCAATGGCAGGCCGCACACCCCTGCTACGACATCGTCCGCGACCCGGCCTGGCTCGCCGTCGACGACGCGGACGGTCGGCCCGTGCCCGGACTCGACGTGGTGATCAGGCACAACCCGTTCGCCCCGACCGACGACGTCGCCTGCGTCGCCGGGCTCGTCTCGCCCCGGCCCGCCCCCGATCCCGGCGGCAACTCCTCGCCCCAGCGGACCGCCTGGCCCATGACCTCCCGGCTGGGCCGGCTCGTGGCGCGGCTCGCCGCACGCACCGGCCGCCCCGTCGGGACCGTTGCCGCGGAGTGGTTCCTCCGGTACCTGGAGCAGGTCGTCCGTCCCGTGCTCTGGCTGGACAGCGAGGCCGGCATCGCCCTCGAATCCCACCAGCAGAACACCCTGCTCCTGCTCGACGGCGACGGCTGGCCCGCCGGCGGCCGCTACCGCGACAACCAGGGCTACTACTTCCGCGAGTCCCGGCGAGCCGAACTGGATGCCCGGCTGCCCGGAATCGGTGAGCGCAGCGACACCTTCGTCTCCGACGAGGTGACCGACGAACGCTTCGCCTACTACCTCGCCATCAACAACGTGTTCGGTCTGATCGGAGCCTTCGGCTCCCAGCGCCTCGCCGACGAACGACTCCTCCTCGCGGCCTTCCGCCGTTTCCTCACCGACGCCGCCGCAGGGCCCACCGCACTGCGCAGCTCCCTGCCCCGCCGCCTGCTCGACTCACCCGTCCTGCGCTGCAAGGCCAACCTGCTGACCCGGCTGCACGGCCTCGATGAACTCGTCGGCCCGGTCGACACCCAGTCCGTCTACGTCACCATCGCCAACCCCCTTCATTCCTGA
- a CDS encoding trypsin-like serine peptidase gives MRSTRPSVTVRRGRGPRRTSPTVAAVALASALALTATACNGDDNADAKPSASATVAGTGDGKIRIPDDLKQKLKAHGIDIDKWKNGAWKNWNKQDWLREANDFINPIIKGLWDPNRMRHANDPNKGVHDNDISGDQGVTDPTPQPVKAQAVATPYHTNAATSGKVFFDSPEGHMVCSGTVVEDPAHPGKSNLVWTAGHCVHAGKKGGWYRNMAFVPSYNNSGKSADQLQNASRSEIAPYGVWWADAAKTSQQWIDQGGETGGNGASYDYAVIHVTPEQGGSGKSLEETVGGALPVNFDAPAVPKVSSITASGYPEAAPFDGQLLYQCKDKPGRLSINKADPTMYRIGCTMTAGSSGGGWVETGSDGKPALVSNTSIGPVTSGWLAGPRFGDVAKGVYQSVSKKFAGQ, from the coding sequence ATGCGATCCACACGGCCGTCGGTCACCGTTCGGCGCGGGAGGGGCCCCCGCCGTACCTCCCCCACAGTGGCGGCGGTCGCCCTCGCCTCGGCGCTGGCGCTGACCGCCACCGCCTGCAACGGCGACGACAACGCCGATGCCAAGCCGAGCGCTTCAGCGACCGTGGCCGGCACCGGCGACGGAAAGATCAGGATCCCGGACGACCTCAAGCAGAAGCTCAAGGCACACGGGATCGACATCGACAAGTGGAAGAACGGCGCCTGGAAGAACTGGAACAAGCAGGACTGGCTGCGCGAGGCCAACGACTTCATCAACCCGATCATCAAGGGCCTGTGGGACCCGAACCGGATGCGGCACGCCAACGACCCGAACAAGGGCGTCCACGACAACGACATCTCCGGTGACCAGGGCGTGACGGACCCGACCCCGCAGCCGGTGAAGGCGCAGGCGGTGGCGACGCCGTACCACACCAACGCGGCCACCTCGGGCAAGGTGTTCTTCGACTCCCCCGAGGGGCACATGGTGTGCTCGGGCACGGTGGTGGAGGACCCGGCGCACCCGGGCAAGTCCAACCTGGTCTGGACGGCGGGTCACTGTGTGCACGCCGGCAAGAAGGGCGGCTGGTACCGCAACATGGCCTTCGTGCCGTCGTACAACAACTCGGGCAAGTCGGCCGACCAGCTGCAGAACGCCAGCAGGTCCGAGATCGCCCCGTACGGCGTCTGGTGGGCCGATGCGGCGAAGACCTCGCAGCAGTGGATCGACCAGGGCGGTGAGACCGGCGGCAACGGTGCCTCGTACGACTACGCGGTGATCCATGTGACGCCGGAGCAGGGCGGCAGCGGCAAGTCGCTGGAGGAGACGGTCGGCGGGGCACTGCCGGTGAACTTCGACGCCCCGGCGGTGCCGAAGGTCAGCAGCATCACCGCCTCCGGCTACCCGGAGGCGGCTCCGTTCGACGGTCAGCTGCTCTACCAGTGCAAGGACAAGCCGGGCCGGCTGTCCATCAACAAGGCGGACCCGACGATGTACCGGATCGGGTGCACGATGACGGCCGGCTCCTCCGGCGGTGGCTGGGTGGAGACGGGGTCCGACGGCAAGCCGGCGCTCGTTTCCAACACCTCGATCGGTCCGGTGACTTCGGGGTGGCTGGCCGGTCCGCGGTTCGGTGACGTGGCCAAGGGTGTGTACCAGTCGGTGAGCAAGAAGTTCGCCGGGCAGTAA
- the hflX gene encoding GTPase HflX — protein sequence MTSSSSPSQDTKRLAHAYPEGLRADALMEEDVAWSYEIDGERDGDQFDRSERAALRRVVGLSTELEDVTEVEYRQLRLERVVLVGVWTTGTAQDADNSLAELAALAETAGALVLDGVIQRRDKPDAATYIGSGKAQELRDIVIETGADTVICDGELSPGQLIQLEDVVKVKVIDRTALILDIFAQHAKSREGKAQVALAQMQYMLPRLRGWGQSLSRQMGGGKGGGLATRGPGETKIETDRRRIREKMAKMRREIAEMKTGREIKRQERRRNKVPSVAIAGYTNAGKSSLLNRLTGAGVLVENALFATLDPTVRRAETPSGRLYTLADTVGFVRHLPHHLVEAFRSTMEEVGDSDLILHVVDGSHPNPEEQLAAVREVIRDVGATDVPEIVVINKADAADPLVLQRLLRVEKRSIAVSARTGRGIDQLIALIDNDLPRPSVEIEVLVPYTHGKLVARAHTEGEVISEEHTAEGTLLKVRVHEELAADLAPYAPASAA from the coding sequence ATGACCTCCTCTTCTTCCCCTTCCCAGGACACCAAGCGCCTCGCGCACGCCTATCCCGAGGGTCTTCGGGCCGATGCCCTGATGGAAGAGGACGTCGCCTGGAGCTACGAGATCGACGGCGAGCGGGACGGCGACCAGTTCGACCGCTCCGAGCGCGCGGCGCTGCGCCGTGTCGTGGGCCTGTCCACCGAGCTGGAGGACGTCACCGAGGTCGAGTACCGCCAGCTCCGCCTGGAGCGGGTCGTGCTCGTCGGGGTGTGGACCACCGGCACCGCGCAGGACGCCGACAACTCCCTCGCGGAGCTGGCCGCCCTCGCCGAGACCGCGGGCGCGCTCGTGCTCGACGGCGTCATCCAGCGCCGCGACAAGCCCGACGCGGCCACTTACATCGGCTCCGGCAAGGCCCAGGAGCTGCGCGACATCGTGATCGAAACGGGCGCGGACACCGTCATCTGCGACGGTGAGCTGAGCCCCGGCCAGCTGATCCAGCTGGAGGACGTCGTCAAGGTCAAGGTCATCGACCGTACGGCCCTGATCCTGGACATCTTCGCCCAGCACGCCAAGTCCCGCGAGGGCAAGGCGCAGGTCGCGCTCGCACAGATGCAGTACATGCTGCCGAGGCTGCGCGGCTGGGGTCAGTCGCTGTCCCGCCAGATGGGCGGCGGCAAGGGCGGCGGTCTCGCCACCCGCGGTCCCGGTGAGACCAAGATCGAGACGGACCGGCGGCGGATCCGCGAGAAGATGGCGAAGATGCGCCGGGAGATCGCGGAGATGAAGACCGGCCGCGAGATCAAGCGCCAGGAGCGCCGGCGCAACAAGGTGCCGTCCGTCGCCATCGCGGGCTACACCAACGCCGGCAAGTCCTCCCTGCTCAACCGCCTCACCGGCGCCGGCGTCCTGGTCGAGAACGCCCTGTTCGCGACCCTGGACCCGACCGTCCGCCGGGCGGAGACCCCGAGCGGCCGGCTGTACACGCTGGCGGACACCGTCGGCTTCGTACGCCACCTGCCGCACCACCTGGTCGAGGCGTTCCGCTCCACCATGGAGGAGGTCGGTGACTCCGACCTGATCCTGCACGTGGTGGACGGCTCGCACCCGAACCCGGAGGAGCAGCTCGCCGCCGTGCGCGAGGTGATCCGGGACGTCGGCGCCACCGACGTGCCCGAGATCGTCGTGATCAACAAGGCGGACGCGGCCGACCCGCTGGTCCTCCAGCGGCTGCTCAGGGTCGAGAAGCGCTCGATCGCCGTCTCGGCCCGCACGGGCCGGGGCATCGACCAACTGATCGCCCTGATCGACAACGATCTGCCGCGCCCCTCGGTCGAGATCGAGGTGCTCGTGCCGTACACGCACGGCAAGCTCGTCGCCCGCGCCCACACCGAGGGCGAGGTGATCTCCGAGGAGCACACCGCGGAGGGCACCCTGCTCAAGGTCCGGGTGCACGAGGAACTGGCGGCGGACCTGGCACCCTACGCACCCGCGTCGGCGGCCTGA
- a CDS encoding M1 family metallopeptidase, whose amino-acid sequence MLLTPRINPRVPSQCQTRSRPRISWHRKAALLASAVSVCLLAAAAPPAPLGIGDRLFPFLGNPGYDVASYDVSLTYPGTNDKPLKAVTTINAWTTADLDRINLDFARGSVQSVEVDGRPADFTSAGEDLVVTPDHPLREGSWTRITVRHTSDPVGAKGQDGGWVRTSDGLAMANQADAAHLVFPCNDHPSDKAMFTFHVTAPNGYTVVANGLPAGAVRAGRATTWTYRTQHPMASELAQVSIGRSAVLRREGPHGLSLRDVVPGSAAKAVEPWLAKTPEQIAWMESKVGRYPFETYGVLMAQASTGFELETQTLSLFEKDLFTEPAYPKWYIESIMVHELSHQWFGDSVSPRTWSDVWLNEGHATWYEQLYAEEHAHRPMEDRMKAAYRASDRWRAAGGPPALPKAPDPGQKISIFRPNIYDGAALVLYALRQEIGRPAFERLERAWVRTHRDSTATTADFVELASTVAGRDLSGFLQGWLYGEKTPPMPGHPDWKPQAAAKSAGHQGRRSARGAGAARPRGTR is encoded by the coding sequence ATGCTGCTCACCCCCCGCATCAACCCCCGCGTCCCCTCCCAGTGCCAGACCCGGAGCCGGCCCCGGATCTCCTGGCACCGGAAGGCGGCCCTGCTTGCCTCCGCCGTCTCCGTCTGCCTCCTCGCCGCCGCGGCCCCGCCCGCGCCCCTGGGCATCGGCGACCGGCTCTTCCCGTTCCTCGGCAACCCGGGCTACGACGTGGCGTCGTACGACGTGTCCCTGACCTATCCGGGCACCAACGACAAGCCGCTGAAGGCCGTCACCACCATCAACGCCTGGACCACCGCCGACCTGGACCGGATCAACCTCGACTTCGCGCGCGGCAGCGTGCAGTCCGTCGAGGTCGACGGGCGGCCCGCGGACTTCACCAGCGCCGGCGAGGACCTGGTCGTCACCCCGGACCACCCCCTGCGCGAGGGCAGCTGGACCCGGATCACGGTGCGGCACACCAGCGATCCCGTCGGCGCCAAGGGCCAGGACGGCGGCTGGGTGCGCACCTCCGACGGTCTCGCCATGGCCAACCAGGCCGACGCCGCCCACCTGGTCTTCCCGTGCAACGACCACCCGTCCGACAAGGCGATGTTCACGTTCCACGTCACCGCCCCGAACGGCTACACCGTCGTCGCGAACGGTCTGCCGGCCGGAGCGGTGCGGGCCGGCCGCGCCACCACCTGGACCTACCGCACCCAGCACCCCATGGCCAGCGAACTCGCCCAGGTCTCCATCGGCCGCTCCGCCGTGCTGCGCCGGGAGGGACCGCACGGGCTGTCGCTGCGCGACGTCGTGCCCGGCTCCGCCGCCAAGGCCGTCGAACCGTGGCTCGCCAAGACGCCCGAGCAGATCGCCTGGATGGAGAGCAAGGTCGGCCGGTACCCGTTCGAGACCTATGGCGTGCTCATGGCGCAGGCCTCGACGGGCTTCGAGCTGGAGACCCAGACCCTCTCGCTCTTCGAGAAGGACCTGTTCACCGAGCCGGCCTACCCCAAGTGGTACATCGAGTCGATCATGGTGCACGAGCTGTCCCACCAGTGGTTCGGCGACAGTGTCAGCCCCCGCACCTGGTCCGACGTCTGGCTGAACGAGGGGCATGCCACCTGGTACGAGCAGCTGTACGCCGAGGAGCACGCGCACCGGCCCATGGAGGACCGCATGAAGGCGGCGTACCGCGCCTCCGACCGCTGGCGCGCGGCCGGCGGCCCGCCCGCCCTGCCCAAGGCGCCCGACCCCGGCCAGAAGATCAGCATCTTCCGGCCCAACATCTACGACGGCGCCGCGCTCGTCCTCTACGCCCTGAGACAAGAGATCGGCCGGCCGGCCTTCGAGCGGCTGGAGCGGGCCTGGGTCCGTACCCACCGGGACTCCACCGCCACCACCGCCGACTTCGTCGAACTAGCCTCCACGGTCGCCGGCCGCGACCTGAGCGGCTTCCTCCAGGGCTGGCTGTACGGCGAGAAGACCCCGCCGATGCCCGGCCACCCGGACTGGAAGCCGCAGGCGGCTGCCAAGTCCGCAGGTCACCAGGGACGCCGCAGCGCGCGCGGGGCCGGGGCCGCGAGGCCCCGCGGCACCCGGTGA
- a CDS encoding ACT domain-containing protein, protein MTVHRVECAAVVHMKGRGRAEIGVRWGDTTECRVTLVAESFGRPHLLADLTEAISSAGADIVSATVEPPSQQRVRHTYTLQLPDAAHLPALMRAMRDVPGVYDVSRAQHQAPAL, encoded by the coding sequence GTGACCGTGCACCGGGTGGAGTGCGCCGCGGTGGTGCACATGAAGGGCCGGGGGCGCGCGGAGATCGGCGTGCGCTGGGGGGACACCACCGAGTGCCGGGTCACACTGGTCGCTGAATCGTTCGGCCGCCCCCATCTCCTCGCCGACCTCACCGAGGCGATCTCCTCGGCAGGAGCCGACATCGTCTCGGCGACCGTGGAACCGCCCAGCCAGCAGCGGGTACGGCACACGTACACCCTCCAACTCCCCGACGCGGCCCACCTCCCGGCCCTGATGCGCGCGATGCGGGACGTCCCCGGTGTGTACGACGTCTCCCGCGCCCAGCACCAGGCTCCGGCCTTGTGA
- a CDS encoding RelA/SpoT family protein, whose amino-acid sequence MSAEATNPATPGPVVPAASAAATAPAAPRADRRKSRARIDLRRLGRAALLGPAVRGKLPDAIGHVVEAHRAHHPDADLDPLRRAYVLAESSHRGQMRKSGEPYITHPLAVTLILAELGAETTTLTASLLHDTVEDTEVTLDQVREQFGEEVRYLVDGVTKLEKVDYGAAAEPETFRKMLVATGSDVRVMSIKLADRLHNMRTLGVMRPEKQERIAKVTRDVLIPLAERLGVQALKTEMEDLVFAILHPEEYEHTRELIVQNAARRGDPLAEVAEEMRGVLREAGIPAEVLIRPRHFVSVHRVARKRGRLRGTDFGRLLVLVNEDADCYGVLGELHTCMTPVVSEFKDFIAVPKFNLYQSLHTAVARTDGQVVEVLIRTHQMHKVAEAGVVALGNPYAPASDAPASDAPGDGERADPTRPGWLSRLLDWQQAAPDPDTFWSTLREDLAQDREITVFRPDGGTLGLPEGATCVDAAYAQYGEDAHACIGARVNGRLATLSTVLKDGDTVQLLMGQDPASEPSREWLEHAHTPAARIAIQRWLATHPGGGTETEEMTGTRAEFTEGTTPARRAAPAEDTGSAGHAEAAEGLSATSRVDAGGAPAARPRGPRPWTGREPPYGSRAAARPSRRTRSPASRYAGEW is encoded by the coding sequence ATGAGTGCGGAGGCCACGAACCCTGCGACCCCTGGCCCGGTAGTGCCCGCGGCGTCCGCTGCGGCCACCGCCCCCGCGGCGCCCCGGGCGGACCGCAGAAAGTCCCGGGCCCGGATCGACCTGCGCAGGCTCGGCCGCGCCGCGCTGCTCGGCCCCGCCGTCCGCGGCAAACTGCCCGACGCCATCGGCCATGTCGTGGAGGCGCACCGCGCCCACCACCCCGACGCGGACCTCGACCCGCTGCGCCGCGCCTACGTCCTCGCGGAGTCCTCGCACCGCGGCCAGATGCGCAAGAGCGGTGAGCCGTACATCACCCATCCGCTCGCCGTGACCCTGATCCTCGCCGAACTCGGCGCCGAGACCACGACCTTGACGGCCTCTCTGCTCCACGACACCGTCGAGGACACCGAGGTGACGCTCGATCAGGTGCGGGAACAGTTCGGCGAGGAGGTTCGTTATCTGGTCGACGGCGTCACGAAACTGGAGAAGGTCGACTACGGAGCCGCCGCCGAGCCGGAGACCTTCCGCAAGATGCTCGTCGCCACCGGCAGCGACGTGCGCGTGATGTCGATCAAACTCGCCGACCGCCTGCACAACATGCGCACCCTCGGCGTGATGCGCCCGGAGAAACAGGAGCGGATCGCCAAGGTCACCCGCGACGTCCTCATCCCGCTCGCCGAACGCCTCGGCGTGCAGGCCCTGAAGACCGAGATGGAGGACCTGGTCTTCGCCATCCTCCACCCCGAGGAGTACGAGCACACCCGCGAACTCATCGTCCAGAACGCCGCCCGCCGGGGCGATCCCCTCGCCGAGGTCGCCGAGGAGATGCGCGGGGTGCTGCGCGAGGCCGGCATCCCCGCCGAAGTCCTCATCCGTCCCCGGCACTTCGTCTCCGTCCACCGCGTGGCCCGCAAACGCGGCCGGCTGCGCGGCACCGACTTCGGCCGCCTGCTCGTGCTGGTGAACGAGGACGCCGACTGTTACGGCGTCCTCGGCGAACTGCACACCTGTATGACGCCGGTCGTCTCGGAGTTCAAGGACTTCATCGCCGTACCGAAGTTCAACCTGTACCAGTCGCTGCACACCGCCGTCGCCCGCACCGACGGCCAGGTCGTCGAAGTCCTCATCCGCACCCACCAGATGCACAAGGTCGCCGAGGCCGGCGTCGTCGCCCTCGGCAATCCGTACGCCCCCGCCTCCGACGCTCCTGCCTCCGACGCCCCAGGCGACGGCGAGCGCGCCGACCCCACCCGCCCCGGCTGGCTCTCCCGCCTCCTCGACTGGCAGCAGGCCGCGCCCGACCCCGACACCTTCTGGTCCACCCTGCGCGAGGACCTCGCCCAGGACCGCGAGATCACCGTCTTCCGCCCCGACGGCGGCACGCTCGGCCTGCCCGAGGGCGCCACCTGCGTGGACGCCGCCTACGCCCAGTACGGCGAGGACGCCCACGCCTGCATCGGCGCCCGCGTCAACGGCCGTCTGGCCACCCTCAGCACCGTCCTGAAGGACGGCGACACGGTCCAGCTCCTCATGGGCCAGGACCCCGCCTCCGAGCCCTCCCGCGAATGGCTGGAGCACGCCCACACCCCGGCCGCCCGCATCGCCATCCAGCGCTGGCTGGCGACGCATCCCGGCGGCGGCACCGAGACCGAGGAGATGACCGGCACACGCGCCGAGTTCACCGAGGGCACGACCCCCGCGCGGCGCGCCGCACCGGCCGAGGACACCGGCTCCGCCGGGCACGCCGAAGCCGCCGAGGGCCTCTCCGCCACGAGTCGCGTCGACGCCGGGGGCGCCCCCGCGGCCCGGCCCCGGGGGCCGAGGCCGTGGACCGGCCGGGAGCCGCCGTACGGCTCGCGGGCTGCTGCACGCCCGTCCCGCCGGACGAGATCACCGGCTTCGCGGTACGCGGGGGAGTGGTGA
- the dapF gene encoding diaminopimelate epimerase, protein MTTRTRTPFLKGHGTENDFVIVPDPENALDLTPAAVAVLCDRRAGIGGDGVLHVVRSAAHPEAKPMAAEAEWFMDYRNGDGSVAEMCGNGVRVFARYLQHAGHVGEGDLAIATRAGVKTVHIAKNGDITVGMGRARLPEGEVTVSVGERSWAARNVNMGNPHAVAFVGDLADAGTLYDPPPFSPAAAYPDGVNVEFVVDRGPRHVAMRVHERGSGETRSCGTGACAVAVAAARRDGADPAVTGTPTTYTVDLPGGRLVITERPDGEIEMTGPAVIVAEGEIDGEWLENAVG, encoded by the coding sequence ATGACCACCCGCACGCGCACCCCCTTCCTCAAGGGCCACGGCACCGAGAACGACTTCGTGATCGTCCCGGACCCGGAGAACGCCCTCGACCTGACCCCGGCCGCCGTCGCCGTCCTGTGCGACCGCCGGGCGGGCATCGGCGGCGACGGGGTGCTGCACGTGGTGCGCTCGGCCGCGCACCCGGAGGCGAAGCCGATGGCGGCCGAGGCCGAGTGGTTCATGGACTACCGCAACGGCGACGGCTCGGTCGCCGAGATGTGCGGCAACGGCGTCCGTGTGTTCGCGCGCTACCTCCAGCACGCCGGACATGTGGGCGAAGGCGATCTCGCGATCGCCACGCGCGCGGGCGTGAAGACCGTCCACATCGCGAAGAACGGTGACATCACCGTCGGCATGGGCCGTGCCCGCCTGCCGGAGGGCGAGGTGACGGTGAGTGTGGGCGAGCGCAGCTGGGCCGCGCGCAACGTGAACATGGGCAACCCGCACGCCGTCGCCTTCGTCGGCGACCTCGCGGACGCCGGCACCCTGTACGACCCGCCGCCGTTCAGCCCGGCCGCCGCCTACCCCGACGGCGTCAACGTCGAGTTCGTCGTCGACCGCGGCCCCCGCCACGTCGCCATGCGCGTGCACGAGCGCGGCTCCGGCGAGACCCGCTCGTGCGGCACGGGCGCGTGCGCCGTCGCCGTGGCCGCCGCCCGGCGCGACGGCGCCGACCCTGCCGTCACCGGTACGCCGACCACGTACACCGTCGACCTGCCCGGCGGACGCCTGGTCATCACCGAACGGCCCGACGGCGAGATCGAGATGACCGGACCCGCGGTCATCGTCGCCGAGGGCGAGATCGATGGCGAATGGCTGGAAAACGCCGTCGGCTGA